From the Daucus carota subsp. sativus chromosome 8, DH1 v3.0, whole genome shotgun sequence genome, one window contains:
- the LOC108198115 gene encoding uncharacterized protein LOC108198115 gives MVHSEILLSKKKMPPWNKPAAGILKINVSGHSDEEIVLSSIGCFMRSNSGHFFCGYYGTRDFADPVYTDLLAIYYGFKLGDDEDQRYIEVESDSATIVHLVNNPNHNSNYSDIVLNIRRLKDMAAQPCILRYVERSSNLMAIRLSSYSIEKRLPITRLNSCPAELFEELAADWYYSA, from the coding sequence ATGGTTCATTCAGAAATTCTTCTAAGTAAAAAGAAAATGCCTCCATGGAATAAACCTGCAGCTGGTATTTTGAAGATCAATGTGAGTggtcactctgatgaagagatTGTTTTGTCTTCTATTGGTTGCTTCATGCGGAGTAACTCGGGTCATTTTTTTTGTGGATATTACGGTACTAGAGATTTTGCAGATCCGGTATATACCGATTTGTTGGCTATATATTATGGGTTTAAATTAGGCGATGATGAAGATCAAAGATATATTGAGGTTGAGTCTGACTCAGCAACAATAGTTCATCTTGTCAATAATCCCAACCACAACTCAAATTATAGTGATATTGTTTTAAATATACGTAGATTAAAGGACATGGCAGCACAACCTTGTATTCTTCGATACGTGGAAAGATCTTCAAATCTTATGGCTATAAGATTGTCATCGTATTCAATCGAGAAAAGATTACCAATTACACGTTTGAATTCATGTCCAGCAGAACTGTTCGAAGAACTTGCAGCTGATTGGTATTATTCAGCCTAG
- the LOC108198116 gene encoding protein FAR1-RELATED SEQUENCE 5-like has product MENTSRNTEVHSNSDACSNTVFDHHRIDENFDVDLRELGKDWIPECAEGLKPYIDQRFSDLDQAFIFYMEYGRSSGFDVRRSTERSDKDGNTIEKYFVCSRSGRPDDKNVDRKPQKRRRTVSTKCECHADLVLASHQLGGFYVKKFTESHNHPFAGKGGMQFLRCSRSLTEFHRTFIFDASKSNIGASRAYTIFKSMIGSYEDVGATVVDFKNFARDIKQHIGKHDADMIVQKFRDIQESSDSSFRFEYRTDSENHLTQLFWADGEGRKNYEVFGDAVSFDATYRTNKYGMVFIPLVGIHNHWKSVTFGAILLEREDNENYIWACESFKKVFGKDPKCIITDQDLAMKAALQISFPLVKHRLCMWHIMKKFPSKLGTVFCAESGFMDKLGRVIWADHITPDEFEQGWIDVVDEFDLNENVWLKEMFDMRSLWIPAYFNDEPMSAIEKQRNNAKKLTHYDDFTPKTITDREIEKDAIRLYTRDLFYKVQEEIRAGCMDIVLLGMTCLDNVKKIKIQEPGNRTRIFEVELNMDTHFIECSCKLFTRVGYLCSHAFFCLGICGIRIIPRQYVSNRWLKNAVERFSTLELGEISDRDAKNLSRRVQTQDCWFEFQGCLSDASGNADVLEYIKNGLCSMRKHITITMKKPRTRLNSEQIEELIDSRVVNEITIQNPNKSNNKGSRKRIISGAEKSIGCNKRKMRKCATCQEYAYHDSRTCPEKN; this is encoded by the exons ATGGAGAACACTAGCAGGAACACTGAAGTGCATTCGAATTCTG ATGCTTGTAGCAATACTGTGTTTGATCACCATAGGattgatgaaaattttgatgttgATTTGCGAGAGCTTGGTAAAGATTGGATCCCTGAATGTGCCGAGGGATTGAAACCATACATTGATCAGCGTTTTAGTGATCTTGATCAAGCTTTTATTTTCTACATGGAATACGGTAGATCATCTGGATTTGATGTACGTCGTTCCACTGAAAGGAGTGACAAGGATGGTAATACTATAGAGAAGTATTTTGTTTGCTCAAGATCCGGACGTCCTGACGACAAAAATGTTGACAGAAAACCACAAAAGAGGAGGAGAACAGTTTCAACAAAGTGTGAATGCCATGCAGACCTTGTGCTTGCTTCACATCAATTAGGTGGTTTTTATGTGAAAAAGTTCACAGAATCGCACAATCACCCTTTTGCAGGAAAGGGAGGAATGCAATTCCTAAGGTGTAGTAGGTCTCTAACCGAGTTCCACAGAACATTTATCTTTGATGCGTCCAAATCAAACATTGGTGCTTCACGAGCGTATAcaatttttaaatcaatgatCGGTTCATATGAAGATGTAGGAGCTACTGTTGTTGATTTTAAGAACTTTGCAAGGGATATTAAACAACACATTGGGAAGCACGACGCTGATATGATTGTCCAGaaattcagggatatacaagaATCTTCAGACTCGAGTTTTAGATTTGAATACAGAACCGACTCGGAAAATCATCTCACTCAATTATTCTGGGCAGATGGTGAGGGAAGGAAAAACTATGAAGTATTTGGTGATGCGGTTTCTTTTGATGCAACGTATAGGACAAACAAGTATGGCATGGTTTTCATTCCTCTTGTAGGAATACACAATCACTGGAAGAGTGTGACTTTTGGGGCAATTTTGCTTGAACGGGAAGACAACGAAAACTATATATGGGCATGCGAATCTTTCAAGAAGGTGTTTGGTAAGGATCCCAAATGTATTATTACAGATCAAGATCTAGCAATGAAAGCTGCTCTTCAGATTTCTTTCCCACTTGTTAAGCATCGGCTTTGTATGTGGCATATAATGAAAAAATTTCCTTCTAag CTAGGAACTGTTTTCTGTGCTGAATCAGGATTCATGGACAAACTTGGACGAGTAATCTGGGCAGATCACATAACGCCAGATGAATTTGAACAAGGATGGATAGATGTTGTTGATGAATTTGACTTGAACGAGAATGTTTGGCTAAAAGAAATGTTTGACATGAGATCTTTGTGGATTCCAGCATACTTTAATGATGAACCAATG AGTGCAATTGAAAAACAAAGGAACAACGCTAAGAAACTGACACACTATGATGACTTCACACCAAAAACAATTACAGACAGAGAGATTGAAAAAGATGCGATTAGACTTTACACAAGGGATCTGTTTTACAAGGTTCAAGAAGAGATAAGAGCAGGTTGTATGGATATTGTGCTATTGGGCATGACTTGTTTGGACAAtgtgaaaaaaataaagattcaaGAACCAGGGAATAGAACCAGGATTTTTGAG GTTGAACTTAACATGGATACACATTTTATTGAATGTTCGTGCAAATTGTTCACCAGGGTTGGCTATCTATGTTCCCATGCCTTTTTCTGCCTTGGTATTTGTGGAATTAGAATAATACCGCGACAGTATGTCTCAAACAGATGGTTGAAGAACGCAGTTGAGCGCTTCAGCACACTTGAACTTGGAGAAATATCTGATAGAGATGCAAAAAATTTATCGAGGCGTGTGCAGACACAAGATTGTTGGTTTGAGTTCCAAGGCTGCCTAAGCGACGCATCTGGTAATGCTGATGTTTTAGAGTATATTAAGAATGGACTTTGTAGCATGAGGAAACACATAACAATAACAATGAAGAAACCAAGAACTCGATTAAACTCAGAGCAGATCGAAGAATTAATAGATTCTCGTGTTGTCAATGAGATTACAATACAGAATCCTAACAAAAGCAACAACAAGGGCAGTAGGAAAAGAATCATATCAGGAGCAGAGAAATCAATTGGGTGCAACAAGAGGAAAATGAGGAAATGTGCAACTTGCCAGGAGTATGCTTATCATGATTCAAGGACTTGTCCTGAGAAGAATTAA